In the genome of Gadus chalcogrammus isolate NIFS_2021 chromosome 21, NIFS_Gcha_1.0, whole genome shotgun sequence, one region contains:
- the LOC130374172 gene encoding nuclear receptor coactivator 7 isoform X1, with translation MEKRERKPGYFARLKKRRQLKQSISEKNAHEQNPAHPLPKSPLISCPDAQNGAEPTDGAEKAGEPQSRKAAKPPSDSADSLKAVTKTKREKRRPPGTVEFTVGLDDTLNSIALRFNITPNKLVQLNKLFARSVYTGQKLFVPDLSQSETAPQPAENGTQEGVSDSRPAKPIQRHASPPSEDESPTTVKFIKMSCKYFTDGMGVVGGVLIVTPNNIMFDPHKSDPLVIEHGCEEYGLICPMEEVVSVALYDDVSRMKLKDAPPSELPQDLCPVYRPGEWEQLPSVQDLNPFSRYQALETKGPIFLDDISSNYSECDPKVSPLQCNPYGALRLSRTTAREDCGLVDKTPSDEGFTELEPTLNGSRDDRDPMAPAPPNGGQQAPAGPPTLDPEEEPTACSACRTEEEEDEGVAPNSSVEDAESLKSSAETEKRRVASREAIDAKDGNAATSPGSQGFVSCDTKGRQDPVLSRSDSGSGVEADGKDGREGLASQEKPQGEASGLSAEERRKKTYKAEMKSWLLERMQAPIQDMLQSSEEKSKKPPMFLCFKLGKPMRKSFAVAMNSSPAHSYGGRGKQPEYWFAVPQERVDHLYGFFVQWSPDVYGKEAREQGFVVVDEMDMVDNFFSDPASCSWEIITVDEAKRRQSFSSFEADLSLDALPLLGESSALLQDTHVEKLASRLPARVQGYLWRLAYSSQNHGTSLKTLYRNLLELDSPVLLVLKDMDNQIFGAFSSHPFRVSEHYYGTGETFLYSFCPEIKVYRWTGDNSYFVKGNIDSLQFGGGGGQLGLWLDAELYRGTTSGCATFDNQALSAQRDFNIHSVEVWTFE, from the exons ATGGAGAAGCGAGAACGGAAGCCGGGGTACTTTGCAAG GTTGAAGAAGCGGCGGCAGCTCAAGCAGAGCATATCAGAGAAGAACGCCCATGAGCAGAACCCTGCGCACCCGCTGCCCAAGTCGCCGTTGATTTCCTGTCCAGACGCACAGAACGGCGCCGAGCCGACGGACGGGGCCGAGAAAGCCGGCGAACCGCAGTCGAGGAAGGCGGCGAAGCCTCCCTCGGACTCAG CAGACAGTTTAAAAGCCGTCACCAAGACAAAGCGGGAGAAGAGACGACCCCCTGGGACTGTGGAGTTTACC GTGGGGCTGGACGACACCCTCAACAGCATCGCCCTGCGCTTCAACATCACCCCCAACAAGCTGGTGCAGCTCAACAAGCTGTTCGCCCGCAGCGTCTACACCGGGCAG AAGCTATTCGTCCCGGATTTGAGCCAATCGGAGACGGCGCCCCAGCCCGCTGAGAATGGCACGCAA GAGGGCGTCTCCGACAGCAGGCCAGCGAAGCCCATCCAGCGCCACGCGTCCCCCCCCTCGGAGGACGAGAGCCCCACCACGGTGAAGTTCATCAAGATGAGCTGCAAATACTTCACCGACGGCATG ggcGTGGTGGGCGGGGTGCTGATCGTCACGCCCAACAACATCATGTTCGACCCCCACAAGTCGGACCCGCTGGTGATCGAGCACGGCTGCGAGGAGTATGGCCTCATCTGCCccatggaggaggtggtgtcggTGGCGCTGTACGATGACGTGTCGCGCATGAAGCTCAAGGACGCCCCACCCTC CGAGCTACCCCAGGATCTGTGTCCTGTCTACAGGCCCGGCGAGTGGGAGCAGCTGCCCTCGGTGCAGGACCTCAACCCCTTCAGCCGCTACCAGGCGCTGGAGACCAAGGGGCCCATATTCCTGGACGACATCAGCTCCAACTACTCAGAATGTG ACCCAAAGGTGTCCCCGCTCCAGTGTAACCCCTACGGTGCCCTCCGTTTGTCCCGAACCACAGCGAGGGAGGACTGTGGTCTGGTGGACAAGACCCCTTCGGACGAGGGCTTCACAGAGCTGGAGCCCACCCTGAACGGGAGTAGAGACGACCGGGACCCAATGGCCCCCGCACCCCCAAACGGGGGTCAGCAGGCGCCCGCGGGACCCCCGACCCTCGACCCGGAGGAAGAGCCCACGGCGTGCTCCGCGTGTCgaacggaggaagaggaggacgagggcgtGGCCCCGAACAGCTCGGTGGAAGACGCCGAATCCCTGAAGTCGTCCGCCGAGACGGAGAAACGGAGGGTTGCGAGCAGGGAGGCGATCGACGCCAAAGACGGGAACGCTGCCACGTCTCCCGGGAGCCAGGGGTTTGTGAGCTGTGACACGAAGGGACGGCAGGACCCGGTGCTGAGTCGGTCGGACTCGGGTTCGGGCGTGGAGGCTGATGGGAAGGACGGCCGCGAGGGTCTGGCCTCGCAGGAGAAACCCCAAGGAGAGGCCAGTGGACTGAGCGCGGAGGAGAGGCGCAAGAAGACCTACAAGGCGGAGATGAAGTCCTGGCTGCTGGAGAGGATGCAGGCTCCGATACAGG ACATGCTCCAGTCCTCGGAGGAGAAGAGCAAGAAGCCGCCCATGTTCCTGTGCTTCAAGTTGGGCAAGCCCATGAGGAAGTCGTTCGCCGTGGCCATGAactccagccccgcccactcGTACGGCGGCCGGGGAAAGCAGCCAGAGTACTGGTTTGCTGTGCCTCAGGAGAG GGTGGACCACCTGTACGGCTTCTTCGTCCAGTGGTCCCCCGACGTGTACGGGAAGGAGGCCCGCGAGCAGGGCTTCGTGGTGGTGGACGAGATGGACATGGTCGACAACTTCTTCAGCGACCCCGCCTCCTGCAGCTGGGAG ATCATCACCGTCGACGAGGCCAAGCGCAGGCAGAGCTTCAGCAGCTTCGAGGCGGACCTGTCGCTGGACGCGCTGCCGCTGCTGGGAGAGAGCAGCGCCCTGCTGCAGGACACGCACGTGGAGAAG CTGGCCAGTCGCCTCCCGGCCCGGGTGCAGGGTTACCTCTGGAGGCTGGCCTACAGCTCCCAGAACCACGGCACCAGCCTGAAGACGCTCTACAGAAACCTGCTGGAGCTGGACAGCCCGGTCCTGCTTGTACTGAAGGACATGGACAAccag ATCTTTGGGGCCTTCTCCAGTCATCCCTTCAGAGTGAGCGAACACTACTATGGCACTGGAGAGACGTTCCTCTATAGCTTCTGCCCTGAGATCAAG GTGTACCGCTGGACGGGGGACAACTCTTACTTTGTGAAAGGCAATATTGACTCTCTGCAGtttggtggtggagg gGGTCAGCTGGGGCTGTGGCTGGATGCCGAGCTGTATCGGGGCACCACCAGCGGCTGCGCCACCTTCGACAACCAGGCCCTCTCCGCCCAGCGGGACTTCAACATACACAGCGTGGAGGTCTGGACCTTCGAGTAA
- the LOC130374172 gene encoding nuclear receptor coactivator 7 isoform X6, which yields MEKRERKPGYFARLKKRRQLKQSISEKNAHEQNPAHPLPKSPLISCPDAQNGAEPTDGAEKAGEPQSRKAAKPPSDSDSLKAVTKTKREKRRPPGTVEFTVGLDDTLNSIALRFNITPNKLVQLNKLFARSVYTGQKLFVPDLSQSETAPQPAENGTQEGVSDSRPAKPIQRHASPPSEDESPTTVKFIKMSCKYFTDGMGVVGGVLIVTPNNIMFDPHKSDPLVIEHGCEEYGLICPMEEVVSVALYDDVSRMKLKDAPPSPGEWEQLPSVQDLNPFSRYQALETKGPIFLDDISSNYSECAREDCGLVDKTPSDEGFTELEPTLNGSRDDRDPMAPAPPNGGQQAPAGPPTLDPEEEPTACSACRTEEEEDEGVAPNSSVEDAESLKSSAETEKRRVASREAIDAKDGNAATSPGSQGFVSCDTKGRQDPVLSRSDSGSGVEADGKDGREGLASQEKPQGEASGLSAEERRKKTYKAEMKSWLLERMQAPIQDMLQSSEEKSKKPPMFLCFKLGKPMRKSFAVAMNSSPAHSYGGRGKQPEYWFAVPQERVDHLYGFFVQWSPDVYGKEAREQGFVVVDEMDMVDNFFSDPASCSWEIITVDEAKRRQSFSSFEADLSLDALPLLGESSALLQDTHVEKLASRLPARVQGYLWRLAYSSQNHGTSLKTLYRNLLELDSPVLLVLKDMDNQIFGAFSSHPFRVSEHYYGTGETFLYSFCPEIKVYRWTGDNSYFVKGNIDSLQFGGGGGQLGLWLDAELYRGTTSGCATFDNQALSAQRDFNIHSVEVWTFE from the exons ATGGAGAAGCGAGAACGGAAGCCGGGGTACTTTGCAAG GTTGAAGAAGCGGCGGCAGCTCAAGCAGAGCATATCAGAGAAGAACGCCCATGAGCAGAACCCTGCGCACCCGCTGCCCAAGTCGCCGTTGATTTCCTGTCCAGACGCACAGAACGGCGCCGAGCCGACGGACGGGGCCGAGAAAGCCGGCGAACCGCAGTCGAGGAAGGCGGCGAAGCCTCCCTCGGACTCAG ACAGTTTAAAAGCCGTCACCAAGACAAAGCGGGAGAAGAGACGACCCCCTGGGACTGTGGAGTTTACC GTGGGGCTGGACGACACCCTCAACAGCATCGCCCTGCGCTTCAACATCACCCCCAACAAGCTGGTGCAGCTCAACAAGCTGTTCGCCCGCAGCGTCTACACCGGGCAG AAGCTATTCGTCCCGGATTTGAGCCAATCGGAGACGGCGCCCCAGCCCGCTGAGAATGGCACGCAA GAGGGCGTCTCCGACAGCAGGCCAGCGAAGCCCATCCAGCGCCACGCGTCCCCCCCCTCGGAGGACGAGAGCCCCACCACGGTGAAGTTCATCAAGATGAGCTGCAAATACTTCACCGACGGCATG ggcGTGGTGGGCGGGGTGCTGATCGTCACGCCCAACAACATCATGTTCGACCCCCACAAGTCGGACCCGCTGGTGATCGAGCACGGCTGCGAGGAGTATGGCCTCATCTGCCccatggaggaggtggtgtcggTGGCGCTGTACGATGACGTGTCGCGCATGAAGCTCAAGGACGCCCCACCCTC GCCCGGCGAGTGGGAGCAGCTGCCCTCGGTGCAGGACCTCAACCCCTTCAGCCGCTACCAGGCGCTGGAGACCAAGGGGCCCATATTCCTGGACGACATCAGCTCCAACTACTCAGAATGTG CGAGGGAGGACTGTGGTCTGGTGGACAAGACCCCTTCGGACGAGGGCTTCACAGAGCTGGAGCCCACCCTGAACGGGAGTAGAGACGACCGGGACCCAATGGCCCCCGCACCCCCAAACGGGGGTCAGCAGGCGCCCGCGGGACCCCCGACCCTCGACCCGGAGGAAGAGCCCACGGCGTGCTCCGCGTGTCgaacggaggaagaggaggacgagggcgtGGCCCCGAACAGCTCGGTGGAAGACGCCGAATCCCTGAAGTCGTCCGCCGAGACGGAGAAACGGAGGGTTGCGAGCAGGGAGGCGATCGACGCCAAAGACGGGAACGCTGCCACGTCTCCCGGGAGCCAGGGGTTTGTGAGCTGTGACACGAAGGGACGGCAGGACCCGGTGCTGAGTCGGTCGGACTCGGGTTCGGGCGTGGAGGCTGATGGGAAGGACGGCCGCGAGGGTCTGGCCTCGCAGGAGAAACCCCAAGGAGAGGCCAGTGGACTGAGCGCGGAGGAGAGGCGCAAGAAGACCTACAAGGCGGAGATGAAGTCCTGGCTGCTGGAGAGGATGCAGGCTCCGATACAGG ACATGCTCCAGTCCTCGGAGGAGAAGAGCAAGAAGCCGCCCATGTTCCTGTGCTTCAAGTTGGGCAAGCCCATGAGGAAGTCGTTCGCCGTGGCCATGAactccagccccgcccactcGTACGGCGGCCGGGGAAAGCAGCCAGAGTACTGGTTTGCTGTGCCTCAGGAGAG GGTGGACCACCTGTACGGCTTCTTCGTCCAGTGGTCCCCCGACGTGTACGGGAAGGAGGCCCGCGAGCAGGGCTTCGTGGTGGTGGACGAGATGGACATGGTCGACAACTTCTTCAGCGACCCCGCCTCCTGCAGCTGGGAG ATCATCACCGTCGACGAGGCCAAGCGCAGGCAGAGCTTCAGCAGCTTCGAGGCGGACCTGTCGCTGGACGCGCTGCCGCTGCTGGGAGAGAGCAGCGCCCTGCTGCAGGACACGCACGTGGAGAAG CTGGCCAGTCGCCTCCCGGCCCGGGTGCAGGGTTACCTCTGGAGGCTGGCCTACAGCTCCCAGAACCACGGCACCAGCCTGAAGACGCTCTACAGAAACCTGCTGGAGCTGGACAGCCCGGTCCTGCTTGTACTGAAGGACATGGACAAccag ATCTTTGGGGCCTTCTCCAGTCATCCCTTCAGAGTGAGCGAACACTACTATGGCACTGGAGAGACGTTCCTCTATAGCTTCTGCCCTGAGATCAAG GTGTACCGCTGGACGGGGGACAACTCTTACTTTGTGAAAGGCAATATTGACTCTCTGCAGtttggtggtggagg gGGTCAGCTGGGGCTGTGGCTGGATGCCGAGCTGTATCGGGGCACCACCAGCGGCTGCGCCACCTTCGACAACCAGGCCCTCTCCGCCCAGCGGGACTTCAACATACACAGCGTGGAGGTCTGGACCTTCGAGTAA
- the LOC130374172 gene encoding nuclear receptor coactivator 7 isoform X5, with translation MEKRERKPGYFARLKKRRQLKQSISEKNAHEQNPAHPLPKSPLISCPDAQNGAEPTDGAEKAGEPQSRKAAKPPSDSDSLKAVTKTKREKRRPPGTVEFTVGLDDTLNSIALRFNITPNKLVQLNKLFARSVYTGQKLFVPDLSQSETAPQPAENGTQEGVSDSRPAKPIQRHASPPSEDESPTTVKFIKMSCKYFTDGMGVVGGVLIVTPNNIMFDPHKSDPLVIEHGCEEYGLICPMEEVVSVALYDDVSRMKLKDAPPSELPQDLCPVYRPGEWEQLPSVQDLNPFSRYQALETKGPIFLDDISSNYSECAREDCGLVDKTPSDEGFTELEPTLNGSRDDRDPMAPAPPNGGQQAPAGPPTLDPEEEPTACSACRTEEEEDEGVAPNSSVEDAESLKSSAETEKRRVASREAIDAKDGNAATSPGSQGFVSCDTKGRQDPVLSRSDSGSGVEADGKDGREGLASQEKPQGEASGLSAEERRKKTYKAEMKSWLLERMQAPIQDMLQSSEEKSKKPPMFLCFKLGKPMRKSFAVAMNSSPAHSYGGRGKQPEYWFAVPQERVDHLYGFFVQWSPDVYGKEAREQGFVVVDEMDMVDNFFSDPASCSWEIITVDEAKRRQSFSSFEADLSLDALPLLGESSALLQDTHVEKLASRLPARVQGYLWRLAYSSQNHGTSLKTLYRNLLELDSPVLLVLKDMDNQIFGAFSSHPFRVSEHYYGTGETFLYSFCPEIKVYRWTGDNSYFVKGNIDSLQFGGGGGQLGLWLDAELYRGTTSGCATFDNQALSAQRDFNIHSVEVWTFE, from the exons ATGGAGAAGCGAGAACGGAAGCCGGGGTACTTTGCAAG GTTGAAGAAGCGGCGGCAGCTCAAGCAGAGCATATCAGAGAAGAACGCCCATGAGCAGAACCCTGCGCACCCGCTGCCCAAGTCGCCGTTGATTTCCTGTCCAGACGCACAGAACGGCGCCGAGCCGACGGACGGGGCCGAGAAAGCCGGCGAACCGCAGTCGAGGAAGGCGGCGAAGCCTCCCTCGGACTCAG ACAGTTTAAAAGCCGTCACCAAGACAAAGCGGGAGAAGAGACGACCCCCTGGGACTGTGGAGTTTACC GTGGGGCTGGACGACACCCTCAACAGCATCGCCCTGCGCTTCAACATCACCCCCAACAAGCTGGTGCAGCTCAACAAGCTGTTCGCCCGCAGCGTCTACACCGGGCAG AAGCTATTCGTCCCGGATTTGAGCCAATCGGAGACGGCGCCCCAGCCCGCTGAGAATGGCACGCAA GAGGGCGTCTCCGACAGCAGGCCAGCGAAGCCCATCCAGCGCCACGCGTCCCCCCCCTCGGAGGACGAGAGCCCCACCACGGTGAAGTTCATCAAGATGAGCTGCAAATACTTCACCGACGGCATG ggcGTGGTGGGCGGGGTGCTGATCGTCACGCCCAACAACATCATGTTCGACCCCCACAAGTCGGACCCGCTGGTGATCGAGCACGGCTGCGAGGAGTATGGCCTCATCTGCCccatggaggaggtggtgtcggTGGCGCTGTACGATGACGTGTCGCGCATGAAGCTCAAGGACGCCCCACCCTC CGAGCTACCCCAGGATCTGTGTCCTGTCTACAGGCCCGGCGAGTGGGAGCAGCTGCCCTCGGTGCAGGACCTCAACCCCTTCAGCCGCTACCAGGCGCTGGAGACCAAGGGGCCCATATTCCTGGACGACATCAGCTCCAACTACTCAGAATGTG CGAGGGAGGACTGTGGTCTGGTGGACAAGACCCCTTCGGACGAGGGCTTCACAGAGCTGGAGCCCACCCTGAACGGGAGTAGAGACGACCGGGACCCAATGGCCCCCGCACCCCCAAACGGGGGTCAGCAGGCGCCCGCGGGACCCCCGACCCTCGACCCGGAGGAAGAGCCCACGGCGTGCTCCGCGTGTCgaacggaggaagaggaggacgagggcgtGGCCCCGAACAGCTCGGTGGAAGACGCCGAATCCCTGAAGTCGTCCGCCGAGACGGAGAAACGGAGGGTTGCGAGCAGGGAGGCGATCGACGCCAAAGACGGGAACGCTGCCACGTCTCCCGGGAGCCAGGGGTTTGTGAGCTGTGACACGAAGGGACGGCAGGACCCGGTGCTGAGTCGGTCGGACTCGGGTTCGGGCGTGGAGGCTGATGGGAAGGACGGCCGCGAGGGTCTGGCCTCGCAGGAGAAACCCCAAGGAGAGGCCAGTGGACTGAGCGCGGAGGAGAGGCGCAAGAAGACCTACAAGGCGGAGATGAAGTCCTGGCTGCTGGAGAGGATGCAGGCTCCGATACAGG ACATGCTCCAGTCCTCGGAGGAGAAGAGCAAGAAGCCGCCCATGTTCCTGTGCTTCAAGTTGGGCAAGCCCATGAGGAAGTCGTTCGCCGTGGCCATGAactccagccccgcccactcGTACGGCGGCCGGGGAAAGCAGCCAGAGTACTGGTTTGCTGTGCCTCAGGAGAG GGTGGACCACCTGTACGGCTTCTTCGTCCAGTGGTCCCCCGACGTGTACGGGAAGGAGGCCCGCGAGCAGGGCTTCGTGGTGGTGGACGAGATGGACATGGTCGACAACTTCTTCAGCGACCCCGCCTCCTGCAGCTGGGAG ATCATCACCGTCGACGAGGCCAAGCGCAGGCAGAGCTTCAGCAGCTTCGAGGCGGACCTGTCGCTGGACGCGCTGCCGCTGCTGGGAGAGAGCAGCGCCCTGCTGCAGGACACGCACGTGGAGAAG CTGGCCAGTCGCCTCCCGGCCCGGGTGCAGGGTTACCTCTGGAGGCTGGCCTACAGCTCCCAGAACCACGGCACCAGCCTGAAGACGCTCTACAGAAACCTGCTGGAGCTGGACAGCCCGGTCCTGCTTGTACTGAAGGACATGGACAAccag ATCTTTGGGGCCTTCTCCAGTCATCCCTTCAGAGTGAGCGAACACTACTATGGCACTGGAGAGACGTTCCTCTATAGCTTCTGCCCTGAGATCAAG GTGTACCGCTGGACGGGGGACAACTCTTACTTTGTGAAAGGCAATATTGACTCTCTGCAGtttggtggtggagg gGGTCAGCTGGGGCTGTGGCTGGATGCCGAGCTGTATCGGGGCACCACCAGCGGCTGCGCCACCTTCGACAACCAGGCCCTCTCCGCCCAGCGGGACTTCAACATACACAGCGTGGAGGTCTGGACCTTCGAGTAA
- the LOC130374172 gene encoding nuclear receptor coactivator 7 isoform X2, whose product MEKRERKPGYFARLKKRRQLKQSISEKNAHEQNPAHPLPKSPLISCPDAQNGAEPTDGAEKAGEPQSRKAAKPPSDSDSLKAVTKTKREKRRPPGTVEFTVGLDDTLNSIALRFNITPNKLVQLNKLFARSVYTGQKLFVPDLSQSETAPQPAENGTQEGVSDSRPAKPIQRHASPPSEDESPTTVKFIKMSCKYFTDGMGVVGGVLIVTPNNIMFDPHKSDPLVIEHGCEEYGLICPMEEVVSVALYDDVSRMKLKDAPPSELPQDLCPVYRPGEWEQLPSVQDLNPFSRYQALETKGPIFLDDISSNYSECDPKVSPLQCNPYGALRLSRTTAREDCGLVDKTPSDEGFTELEPTLNGSRDDRDPMAPAPPNGGQQAPAGPPTLDPEEEPTACSACRTEEEEDEGVAPNSSVEDAESLKSSAETEKRRVASREAIDAKDGNAATSPGSQGFVSCDTKGRQDPVLSRSDSGSGVEADGKDGREGLASQEKPQGEASGLSAEERRKKTYKAEMKSWLLERMQAPIQDMLQSSEEKSKKPPMFLCFKLGKPMRKSFAVAMNSSPAHSYGGRGKQPEYWFAVPQERVDHLYGFFVQWSPDVYGKEAREQGFVVVDEMDMVDNFFSDPASCSWEIITVDEAKRRQSFSSFEADLSLDALPLLGESSALLQDTHVEKLASRLPARVQGYLWRLAYSSQNHGTSLKTLYRNLLELDSPVLLVLKDMDNQIFGAFSSHPFRVSEHYYGTGETFLYSFCPEIKVYRWTGDNSYFVKGNIDSLQFGGGGGQLGLWLDAELYRGTTSGCATFDNQALSAQRDFNIHSVEVWTFE is encoded by the exons ATGGAGAAGCGAGAACGGAAGCCGGGGTACTTTGCAAG GTTGAAGAAGCGGCGGCAGCTCAAGCAGAGCATATCAGAGAAGAACGCCCATGAGCAGAACCCTGCGCACCCGCTGCCCAAGTCGCCGTTGATTTCCTGTCCAGACGCACAGAACGGCGCCGAGCCGACGGACGGGGCCGAGAAAGCCGGCGAACCGCAGTCGAGGAAGGCGGCGAAGCCTCCCTCGGACTCAG ACAGTTTAAAAGCCGTCACCAAGACAAAGCGGGAGAAGAGACGACCCCCTGGGACTGTGGAGTTTACC GTGGGGCTGGACGACACCCTCAACAGCATCGCCCTGCGCTTCAACATCACCCCCAACAAGCTGGTGCAGCTCAACAAGCTGTTCGCCCGCAGCGTCTACACCGGGCAG AAGCTATTCGTCCCGGATTTGAGCCAATCGGAGACGGCGCCCCAGCCCGCTGAGAATGGCACGCAA GAGGGCGTCTCCGACAGCAGGCCAGCGAAGCCCATCCAGCGCCACGCGTCCCCCCCCTCGGAGGACGAGAGCCCCACCACGGTGAAGTTCATCAAGATGAGCTGCAAATACTTCACCGACGGCATG ggcGTGGTGGGCGGGGTGCTGATCGTCACGCCCAACAACATCATGTTCGACCCCCACAAGTCGGACCCGCTGGTGATCGAGCACGGCTGCGAGGAGTATGGCCTCATCTGCCccatggaggaggtggtgtcggTGGCGCTGTACGATGACGTGTCGCGCATGAAGCTCAAGGACGCCCCACCCTC CGAGCTACCCCAGGATCTGTGTCCTGTCTACAGGCCCGGCGAGTGGGAGCAGCTGCCCTCGGTGCAGGACCTCAACCCCTTCAGCCGCTACCAGGCGCTGGAGACCAAGGGGCCCATATTCCTGGACGACATCAGCTCCAACTACTCAGAATGTG ACCCAAAGGTGTCCCCGCTCCAGTGTAACCCCTACGGTGCCCTCCGTTTGTCCCGAACCACAGCGAGGGAGGACTGTGGTCTGGTGGACAAGACCCCTTCGGACGAGGGCTTCACAGAGCTGGAGCCCACCCTGAACGGGAGTAGAGACGACCGGGACCCAATGGCCCCCGCACCCCCAAACGGGGGTCAGCAGGCGCCCGCGGGACCCCCGACCCTCGACCCGGAGGAAGAGCCCACGGCGTGCTCCGCGTGTCgaacggaggaagaggaggacgagggcgtGGCCCCGAACAGCTCGGTGGAAGACGCCGAATCCCTGAAGTCGTCCGCCGAGACGGAGAAACGGAGGGTTGCGAGCAGGGAGGCGATCGACGCCAAAGACGGGAACGCTGCCACGTCTCCCGGGAGCCAGGGGTTTGTGAGCTGTGACACGAAGGGACGGCAGGACCCGGTGCTGAGTCGGTCGGACTCGGGTTCGGGCGTGGAGGCTGATGGGAAGGACGGCCGCGAGGGTCTGGCCTCGCAGGAGAAACCCCAAGGAGAGGCCAGTGGACTGAGCGCGGAGGAGAGGCGCAAGAAGACCTACAAGGCGGAGATGAAGTCCTGGCTGCTGGAGAGGATGCAGGCTCCGATACAGG ACATGCTCCAGTCCTCGGAGGAGAAGAGCAAGAAGCCGCCCATGTTCCTGTGCTTCAAGTTGGGCAAGCCCATGAGGAAGTCGTTCGCCGTGGCCATGAactccagccccgcccactcGTACGGCGGCCGGGGAAAGCAGCCAGAGTACTGGTTTGCTGTGCCTCAGGAGAG GGTGGACCACCTGTACGGCTTCTTCGTCCAGTGGTCCCCCGACGTGTACGGGAAGGAGGCCCGCGAGCAGGGCTTCGTGGTGGTGGACGAGATGGACATGGTCGACAACTTCTTCAGCGACCCCGCCTCCTGCAGCTGGGAG ATCATCACCGTCGACGAGGCCAAGCGCAGGCAGAGCTTCAGCAGCTTCGAGGCGGACCTGTCGCTGGACGCGCTGCCGCTGCTGGGAGAGAGCAGCGCCCTGCTGCAGGACACGCACGTGGAGAAG CTGGCCAGTCGCCTCCCGGCCCGGGTGCAGGGTTACCTCTGGAGGCTGGCCTACAGCTCCCAGAACCACGGCACCAGCCTGAAGACGCTCTACAGAAACCTGCTGGAGCTGGACAGCCCGGTCCTGCTTGTACTGAAGGACATGGACAAccag ATCTTTGGGGCCTTCTCCAGTCATCCCTTCAGAGTGAGCGAACACTACTATGGCACTGGAGAGACGTTCCTCTATAGCTTCTGCCCTGAGATCAAG GTGTACCGCTGGACGGGGGACAACTCTTACTTTGTGAAAGGCAATATTGACTCTCTGCAGtttggtggtggagg gGGTCAGCTGGGGCTGTGGCTGGATGCCGAGCTGTATCGGGGCACCACCAGCGGCTGCGCCACCTTCGACAACCAGGCCCTCTCCGCCCAGCGGGACTTCAACATACACAGCGTGGAGGTCTGGACCTTCGAGTAA